Proteins encoded by one window of Thalassoroseus pseudoceratinae:
- a CDS encoding Gfo/Idh/MocA family protein, with protein sequence MSDTPRRTFLKQAGLATAVWTGVSSSARAADSERLRVGMIGPGGMGSYHLRVLTANPEVEVAWVCDVDEQRLAKAVEHVESATEQRPQTTDDMRKVFDDDSIDAVFIATPDHWHAPAAILALDAGKHVYVEKPCSHNIREGRLMIEAAKRSGKFLQVGTQSRSTETVRQGVEKVLNGEIGDVLVTKAWNSQRRRNIGKRTPTDAPSHLNFDAWTGPAPKIPYQTNMLPSVWRWWRNFGCGDIGNDGVHDIDVALWGFGVNTHPSRVTCLGGKYFFDDDQEFPDTQYAVFEYPQAGEPKGRQKQFIFEQRIWSPYPQEGYGNGCAWYGTKGMLVMGHTRGWRLYGERGKLLDQQTGGVDLPAHHQNFFDCVRGKSSKLNAGIEVGHQAATLVHLANIAARVGAVLEFDPKTEEITNHSEANSFVKRAYRDHWATPKDA encoded by the coding sequence ATGAGCGATACACCCCGCCGCACGTTCTTGAAGCAAGCCGGACTTGCGACCGCTGTCTGGACTGGAGTTTCGAGTTCCGCTCGAGCGGCCGATTCGGAGCGGTTGCGGGTCGGGATGATTGGGCCTGGCGGGATGGGCAGTTACCATCTTCGTGTCTTGACGGCGAATCCCGAAGTTGAAGTGGCATGGGTTTGCGATGTCGATGAGCAGCGGCTCGCAAAAGCAGTCGAGCATGTCGAATCCGCCACCGAACAGCGACCGCAAACCACTGACGACATGCGGAAAGTGTTCGACGATGATTCCATCGATGCGGTCTTTATTGCCACTCCGGATCATTGGCACGCACCAGCGGCAATTCTAGCACTGGATGCTGGCAAGCATGTTTATGTCGAAAAGCCGTGCAGCCACAATATCCGCGAAGGCCGGTTGATGATCGAGGCGGCGAAGCGGAGTGGAAAGTTCCTGCAAGTCGGGACTCAAAGCCGCAGCACGGAAACGGTTCGACAAGGTGTCGAAAAGGTGTTGAACGGAGAAATCGGCGACGTCCTGGTAACGAAAGCGTGGAACAGCCAACGCCGTCGGAACATCGGTAAACGCACACCAACCGACGCTCCAAGCCACCTCAATTTCGACGCATGGACCGGACCAGCTCCCAAGATCCCGTATCAAACCAACATGCTGCCGAGTGTATGGCGATGGTGGCGTAACTTCGGTTGCGGAGATATCGGTAACGATGGAGTCCATGACATCGACGTGGCCCTTTGGGGTTTCGGTGTGAACACGCACCCCAGTCGCGTGACGTGCCTGGGAGGCAAATACTTTTTTGACGACGATCAAGAATTTCCCGATACCCAGTACGCCGTCTTCGAGTACCCACAAGCGGGTGAGCCCAAAGGTCGGCAGAAACAATTTATCTTCGAGCAACGGATTTGGTCTCCGTACCCGCAGGAGGGTTACGGAAACGGATGTGCGTGGTACGGAACCAAAGGCATGTTGGTCATGGGGCACACGCGGGGTTGGCGACTTTACGGTGAACGGGGCAAGCTCCTTGATCAACAAACCGGCGGGGTCGATCTACCAGCGCACCATCAGAACTTCTTCGATTGCGTCCGTGGGAAATCGTCGAAGCTCAACGCGGGTATCGAAGTCGGGCATCAGGCTGCAACCCTCGTACATCTAGCAAATATCGCAGCTCGTGTCGGAGCCGTTTTAGAGTTCGATCCGAAAACAGAAGAAATCACTAATCACTCAGAAGCCAACAGCTTCGTCAAACGGGCCTACCGCGACCATTGGGCAACCCCGAAAGATGCCTAG
- a CDS encoding YbhB/YbcL family Raf kinase inhibitor-like protein: MAEQGFTLTSPAFQPDAVIPDVHTCDGDDKSPELNWIHPPEGTKSFVLIMEDPDAPDGTFTHWVLFDIPAQRSTIPEGASGIGQGARNDFQHDHYGGPAPPPNHGDHRYYFRLYALDGESLGLEAGVKREEVEQAMQGHILDETELMGRYQRTTG; encoded by the coding sequence ATGGCCGAACAAGGATTTACGTTGACGAGTCCGGCATTTCAACCTGACGCCGTCATACCGGATGTGCACACATGCGACGGTGATGACAAGTCGCCGGAGTTGAATTGGATTCATCCGCCGGAAGGCACCAAGAGCTTTGTACTGATTATGGAAGACCCGGATGCACCGGATGGCACCTTCACCCATTGGGTGCTGTTCGATATTCCGGCCCAGCGGTCCACGATTCCCGAAGGGGCCAGTGGGATTGGGCAAGGAGCCAGGAACGATTTCCAACACGATCACTATGGGGGTCCCGCTCCACCTCCCAATCACGGTGATCACCGGTACTACTTCCGTCTGTACGCGTTAGATGGGGAATCGCTTGGACTCGAAGCCGGCGTGAAACGGGAAGAAGTCGAACAGGCCATGCAAGGGCACATCCTCGATGAGACAGAGCTGATGGGACGCTACCAACGCACAACCGGTTAA